CGTTTATTGATACGGTGTACCGGACGCTTCCTGGGCGCTTACACACGGCGCTTGGCGGTTCGTCATTGGGAGGATTGGTAACATTGTATCTGGGGCTCAAATACCCGCATGTCTTTGGCCGGTTGGCGGCACTTTCGCCTTCACTCTGGTGGGATCAGCACTGGCTGGTGCGCCAGTATCAGGCACTTCCTGGCAAGCTGCCCTCAAAAATCTGGCTCGACATGGGGACGCGTGAAGGCCACACCGCCCTGGCCCCAGTGCAACACTTTCGGGATGCTCTGGTCCATAAAGGGCATGATCTGGACGTTGATTTGCGGTACTTTGAAGCCAAAGGTGCCCGCCATGGCGAACGAGCCTGGGCCAAACGCGTAAAACCGCTGCTCAGATTTTTGTTCCCACCTCAGAAGTGAGTGGAGAATAAAGGATGAAGAAACCCTCGGGTTCCGGGGTTTTGAAACCAAAAAACCGGAACCCGGCCTTTCTTCATTCTTCATTCTTCATTCTTCATTCTTCATTCTTCATTCTTCACTTCTCCAAACCCATATTTCTGAAGGATTTGCTGGCCTTCCTGGCTCAGGGTAAATTCCCTGAACCGTTTAGCCTGGTCAGGATGCCGGGTGCGCTTGAGGATGCACAGGGTCTGGTTGAGCGGTTGATAGAGTGCTCGATCAATCGGAAACAAGTGTCCTTCAGATCGAGTGGTCACCAAAGATTTGGCCACCAGGCCGATGTCGGCATTCCCGGTGTTGATATACTGGAACGCCTGGCTGATATTTTCTCCCATAATCAATTTTGTTTGGATCTGGTCATAGATTTTGGCTGCTTGCAGCACCTGAACGGCTGCTTTGCCATAAGGGGCGTGGTCTGGGTTGGCAATGGCAATTCGACGGATGGCTGGATTGGTGAGTTCGGTGAGCGAGGTTATTCGAACGGGGGTATCTGCCCGTTGCCAGCCAACCAGATATCCCTGGGCATAGGAAGTTGTTGATTTTTCAAGAACCAACCCCTGGTTGCGGAGTTGGTCGGTATAGCTTTGATCAGCGGCGAAAAAGAGATCAATCGGGGCGCCTTGTTCGATTTGGCGGGTCAACAAACCCGTTGAGCCAAAGTTGATTTTTACGGATTGACCGGTTTTTTGTTGAAACAGAGTCGCAATTTCCTGCAAGGCCGGATTCAAATCAGCCGCCGCGGCGATCTGTAACGGCTCGTTGGCTGGTTGGTGTACTGAGGATGTACATCCCGCCCCAGCCCAGGCGAAAACCAGTATTAGAAAACAAAAGAGATTTTTCATGGATCGTGTCAACCGTTCAGGTTTCGGAAAGCTTCATTGAAACTGTCTTTGCGTGGTTCAACCGGCTATGTTATAACCAGTGCCAGTCTTTGACACCTCGTTCCTTACCTGAGGTCAAAAAGAATCCCAAGTCTGAGCCAACTTTCATACTGATCTGGTTCTTCGCCAGCCCAAGGAACAATCTGTGCCACGTGAAATCATTGGAAAATTAAATGCTGACGGCCTGCGATGTGCCATTGTCGTCAGTCGCTGGAATGATCTGGTTGTCAACCGATTGCTTTCGGGGGCAACTGATACCCTGGAACGTCTTGGAGGCTCGCCTGACTTATGGGCGATTGTCCGGGTGCCGGGCTCCTTTGAAATTCCTTTGGCAGCGAAAAAACTGGCCATCAGTGGAAAGTGGGATGCCATTATTTGCCTCGGAGCTTTGATTCGAGGTGAAACACCGCATTTTGACTATATTGCCGCAGAAGTCACAAAAGGAATCGCAGCTGTGTCCCTTGAATCAAACATCCCGATTACCTATGGGGTCTTAACGGCTGACACCGTTGAGCAAGCCCTGAATCGGGCTGGTTTGAAAGCTGGGAACAAAGGGGTTGAAGCTGCGATGGCCGCGGTGGAGTTATTCAACCTCTACAAAGAACTTTCAAGTTAGGGTGCAGAGTGCACTGGAACCGATTCCTCTGGTGTTTTCTGCCGACCCAGAGCTTTCCCAGTTCCGGCCTCTTAATTTTTTTCCCGTCTGTAGGATTTGAAATATTATGGGTGTTCGTCGTAGGGCTAGAGAGTGCGCCTTACAAATGCTCTTTCAATTTGATTTAGCAAAACCAACTCTTCCAGAACTTCTCAAAACATATTGGGAAGAACTCAATGACACCAGTGGCGATGCTCAGGAATTTGCCACCAATCTCACCCTGGGGGTAATCGCCCATCTTGATGAGGTTGATGCGTTGATTCGTCGGCGCACCGAACACTGGCGAATTTCCCGGATGGCGGTGGTTGACCGGAACCTCCTTCGGTTGGCGGTCTATGAATTTTTGTACGAGCCTGAGACGCCAAAAACCGTTGTCATCAATGAAGCCCTTGAAATTGCCCGGCGCTTCAGTACCTATGAAGCGACCCAGTTTGTCAATGGAATCCTGGATGGCATCAAGCGGGACTTAGAGGGCAATGAAGAGGACCAGGCGCCGTTGACGCCTCAAAGTTCGTCTGCAACGACCGCGTAACAATCTGTGATGGAGACTAACCGATGAGCCTTGCCGGGACACTTGAGGAACTTCCTCTGGCGGACATTCTTCAAATTATCAGCCTTGGCCGGCGCACCGGGATTCTGACGCTGCTCACTGCGGATGGTCGCTTTACGATGTC
The Acidobacteriota bacterium DNA segment above includes these coding regions:
- a CDS encoding alpha/beta hydrolase; the protein is MHTAFPSKFLPQARNVLVYLPPDYETNATQHYPVFYMHDGQNLFDAATAYIPGNDWRVDETAEELIKKGRMEPAIIVGIYNTGVHRIDEYTPTHDPRVKAGGKADLYGRLIVEELKPFIDTVYRTLPGRLHTALGGSSLGGLVTLYLGLKYPHVFGRLAALSPSLWWDQHWLVRQYQALPGKLPSKIWLDMGTREGHTALAPVQHFRDALVHKGHDLDVDLRYFEAKGARHGERAWAKRVKPLLRFLFPPQK
- a CDS encoding 6,7-dimethyl-8-ribityllumazine synthase encodes the protein MPREIIGKLNADGLRCAIVVSRWNDLVVNRLLSGATDTLERLGGSPDLWAIVRVPGSFEIPLAAKKLAISGKWDAIICLGALIRGETPHFDYIAAEVTKGIAAVSLESNIPITYGVLTADTVEQALNRAGLKAGNKGVEAAMAAVELFNLYKELSS
- the nusB gene encoding transcription antitermination factor NusB; the encoded protein is MGVRRRARECALQMLFQFDLAKPTLPELLKTYWEELNDTSGDAQEFATNLTLGVIAHLDEVDALIRRRTEHWRISRMAVVDRNLLRLAVYEFLYEPETPKTVVINEALEIARRFSTYEATQFVNGILDGIKRDLEGNEEDQAPLTPQSSSATTA
- the modA gene encoding molybdate ABC transporter substrate-binding protein, with the protein product MKNLFCFLILVFAWAGAGCTSSVHQPANEPLQIAAAADLNPALQEIATLFQQKTGQSVKINFGSTGLLTRQIEQGAPIDLFFAADQSYTDQLRNQGLVLEKSTTSYAQGYLVGWQRADTPVRITSLTELTNPAIRRIAIANPDHAPYGKAAVQVLQAAKIYDQIQTKLIMGENISQAFQYINTGNADIGLVAKSLVTTRSEGHLFPIDRALYQPLNQTLCILKRTRHPDQAKRFREFTLSQEGQQILQKYGFGEVKNEE